GGAAGGTAGTCTGCATATTGACTCTGATTTGGGCTATTTATTTAGTAGtccgggtcatccatgacccgggctctTAATCCATTCCAATTATAAAAGCATCGGTGGCTTCAAATATCCCCGAGGTGGGATAAAGTGCCTGGAGCTTCAATTTCTTGGGCTGTAGATAACATGCCAGGGCCTCATGTCTTTCGGACATTAAATAAGACGTCGGGGACTCATGTCTCtcagattttaaatattttgtcgTTTAGTATTCTCGGGCAGTTAAGATGATGTCATGATGATGTATACCCTAGAATTTCAACGGTCCGAAACGTTTCGCACTCCGAGGTCATGATGAGTATGACGCCTCGACATCCATGCATGTCCTTTCATATTATGGCACAATTTCCAAGATTCATCCTATCCGTCCCATTCAACTTTAGATCAACGGTTAAGATCAATTCCCTCGACCTATATATAGTAACACATCCTCTTCATTTGtctctttctaaaatttcaaacttccAACTCCCTGAAATTTCTCTCACTCCCTCAACGCAAGACGCTCCTTCCTCTCAGGCGAATCTTTGTCAACAACAATTTTAGTTTAGTCACCAACTCCTTCTTCTCAAACTCTTAAGTTTTATTtccttttttctttaaaatatgtCAAACTCCACCTCTTCCACCTCCGATTCACCTCCTCCTCCTTCTCCTCCACCCCGCCTTTCTGCCCAATCTTCTAAAAAACCAAAATCCAGAAAATCCAAGCCTTCCTCCTCTGGCCTTTCCCGAGCTCTAGAAAAAGCAAAAATACCAAGGGTAAGGGCAAAGCCCGAGCCTCTTCCCCACCCCAATCTGAGACCCCGGGAGTTCTTCGGTTTGCCTCAATGAGCAGCACTCTGCGCTCGGGCCTGAAGAGGAAATCCGAGCACTAAATCCCCCCTTATTTTCCTATTTTAATTCTCGGTCCTTCTGATAGTGCCAACCAACCTCTCCATGGTTTCCTCACTTTTTTCCGGAACCAGGTCAGAAATGGTCTTCGGTTTCCCATCCCTCCCTTCTACATAGAGGTTTCCAGGTTCTTTGGTGTAACTATTAACCAGCTCCACCCTAATTCCTTCCGAATTATGGCCTCGGCCTATATCCTCTTCAAAATGAACAATCTTGTCATCAACCCTCTCATACTTCATTATTTTTTCGTTTGCAGAGTGGGGCATAATGCCTTCTCCCTGTCTGTCCGACTAAATGCTCGGTTCCTTGATGATATCCCTTCTTCCCAGAAGTGGTGGAAATGACGATTCTTTTTTATTCAACTCCCTAGTCCCTTCCCTGCCTGACCGAGTTTCTCCCTTCTTCTGCCCCCGCAACCTTCCCTTCCCAAGGCTTACAAAATTGGGGAGCCTTACACCCGAAGCCAAGAACTGGTGAAGGGTCAGCAATTTTCCTCCTCTATCCTCATCTCGGAGGAAAATTTGATAGCTTACGGTTTGAGTGCCTGGGTAGAGGACCCGATCGACCGGGTAATAGATGAAGTTGCTGGCTCGGGCGCTCAACCCGGTAACTCTTTCTTCCTTAAATTTATCTGTTTATTCCTTTTTTTGTCTACTTTAGGATCACACTAATCCTCTTTTTCCTTGTGCAGATAATACAGAGATGCAGGAGGCCTTCGCTAGGAAGTGGGCAGCTGAAAAGGCAGCCAAAGAGAAACAGATGGCAGCTCGCCGAGCAGCAGCCGAAGAGAAGAAGAGACTGGCCGAGGAGGAGGTGGCCCGACAGGCTGAAACTGCCCGGACAAGTGCTAAACAGGAGAGGGAGGCGTCTCGGGCTGACTCCCTGGAAGATTCTGAAGATCACGTTTCTCTTTTTCAGAGGAAAGGAAAGGCTGCAACAAGCCCAGAGCTCGTACTTCTTGAAAGCAACCAGGAGGAAGGCCAGGGCACCTCCCGCTCATCTCCTCCTCCTACACAAGAATCGTCACAGCGAGAGCTACTTCAGCCTGGCCAGTTGACCCGGGCGAGCATCTTCTCGGAGGGGGTCACTCCAACAAGTGTTCACCCCCTTAAGAAGATGCTGATCCCTACAGAGGAGGCCTTCCTTAAGAGCTCCGGGCCGACCGCCAAATTTTTTGATGGCTCAAACTGGCTTCTATCCGTAAGTATTCCTTCATATCTCTATCCTCCCCCTTTCTttatctcttcttttttttactCCTTTTATACAAGGTGTTCAAATTCTAGTGGCAGCCTTTGAAGAGGTGGCTGCAGCAGCTTTTGTGAAGAATCATCAAGCCCGGGTTGCTCGAGAGCTTCATGAGAAGATGCAGAGAGAGCTTACCCGGGCTAAGGCTGCCCATGATGGAGAAATGGCCGACCTCTGCGCCTCTTTGGACAAGGCCAAAGATGACATCAATGAGGGCCTTGTCCGGGAGGAAACTCTGTGAGGTACTATATCTACCTTGGAGTCGAGGAATCGTTCTCTATCTGAGCAGATAGAGGTACAACAATCCAGGGCGAAGAAATCAGAAGGCGCTCTGGCCCTGGCTGAGTATAACAAGGACAAGTGGCAGGCATCATTTCTCCAGTCTCCAGAATTCAAGAAGGCCATTGAAGATCGGGCATATCCTCTCTTTAAGACCGGCTTTGACAGGTGCTGAGAACAATTTGAAGAGGCAGGGCTTGTGCCTGAGGATAGGGAAGATTTCTCGAACTTTGGATGAGCCATATCATTGCTTCCCAAGGATGGCGAGGAGGAGAAGGAGGATGCTCAAGGAGAAGAGTAGCCAGGGCCTAGCCACATAGATGTTGAATAGGAATGTAATTTTCATTTCCTTGTAATTTTGGCCCTCGGGCTTTTCATTAATGAAATGTTATTCATTTTTCCTTATGTGCCTTTAATAATTTGTTGATAAGTCATGAATTCCTGGCCTTagaaaaaatcaagaaaagcTTGTGAAGCACGAAATTTTCTAAGTATAGTAAATCAATCGGGAACCTTAGTAAGTAATCGGAACGTTGAACCTCAAATTAGAACAAAAAATCTTTGTACTTCATAAATGCTCGAAGTGTAGACCCTCTAAGTCAGGGTATAGAGCCCTGGATTGTTTCAATAACCAGAGTGCATAACCCTAGGCCAGAGATCATGTCGCGGGACTTGGGAAtagtcgaggtgtggtgccccgagccagggtgtataGCCCTGagcttattaataaccaaggtacggagccttgggccggggatcatgtcctgggacttgggaatggtcgaggtgtggtgccccgagccagggtgtagagccctgagcttattaataaccaaggtacgcAGTCTTGGGCCGAGGATCATGTCCCGAGACTTGGAAATGGTCGAgttgtggtgccccgagccagggtgtagagccctgggcttattaataaccaaggtacggagccttgggctgaGGATCATGTCCCGGGTTTAGAAAATTCACGTTTATGCACTTTTCTGAGAAGAACAGAACTTTCATTATATCTTCAAACAAATAATTACATCTTTCAAGCAAAATACTTCTTTAAATGAAATACATTCCAGGGTCTTTTGAGACAGCATCCTTGGGAATCTTCTAAATAATAACCTCCCGAGCTAACCTTCTAGGTTATTTTAAAAGGCCTCTTCCACCGAGCTTCTAATTTTCCAACATCTCCAGCTGGATTGACTTTTTTCATGACCAGATCTCCTACTTGAAAGTGTCGGATTCGGACTCTCTTGTTATTTGATTTTATAACCCTGCCTCGgtaagcttccattcgaatcAGAGCATGTTCTATCTTTTCTTCCACCAAATCCAATTCCATTGCCCGGCTTTGAGTATTATCatccgggtaagattctactCGGGCAGAAGATTGTCCGATTTCAACCGAGAgaactgcttcagaaccatacACCAGATTAAAAGGAGTCTCTTGAATAGGTTCCCGGGGAGTAGTTCTATATGCCCAGAGAACACTGCGCAATTCTTCCACCcaatcttttccttttccttgtaGCCTGGTTTTCAAGGCTTGCACAATAATTCTGTTCACCACCTCTGTTTAACCATTGGATTGAGGATAAGCAGCAGAAGTGAAAGACTGAGTAATTTTCATTTCCCGGCACCAAGCTGTGATTTCCTTTCCCCGAAACTGCCTCCCATAGTCTGGGATTAGTCTCCTTGGTATTCCAAACTGGCATACAATATTCTTCCACAAAAACTTCAAAATTTCCTACTCAGTAATCTGTTCCAGAGGCTCAACCTTTacccattttgaaaaataatacaCAGCTACCAACAAAACTTTCCTATGAGCTCGGGCAACTGGAAAGGGACCAACAATGTCCATGCCCCATTGATCGAAGGGGCAAGATGCCCAGATAGGCTTCATGAGGGTGGCGGGctgtgttgaaaatttgaatgatgttgACAACCCTCACAAGCCCGAACCACTCAAGTAGAGTCTTGGCTAACAGTAGGCCACCAAAATCCAGCAAGCATGGCTTTTCGGGCCAATGCTGTTCCTCCGAGATGCTCTCCGCAACATCTTTCAATGAATTTCCCGGAGGACATAATCCACCTCTCTCATAGATAAGCACTTTTGTAGAGATCCCTGAAATGATGTCATGTACAAgatattatttaagagaacaaacttgggagcttgtctcttgatcttttgagattgatCTTTTTATCTTCGGGCTATTCATTGTGTACAATGAATTTTATCGGGGGTGTCATCCACGAATCCTCTGGTGCCggcaatttttcttcttcagtggAGAGGATCAGCCGGGAAACATGCAGTACATCTTGGGTATTGAATTCTGATAGGCCATCTTTGCCAAAGAATCTGCTTCCTCATTCTTGTCCCGGGGTATCTGCTTAATACTCCAATTCACAAAAACTTCTGCCTGGACTTGAATGAGCTTGAGATATGTAATCATCCTTAGCCTCATAAACGCCCTTTATCTGCTGAGTAATCAGTTGTGAATCAGAATACAGAATGATCTGGGAAGCCCCAACTTTTCAGGAAGTTCGGATACCGGTAAGAACAGCCTCATACTCTGTCTCATTATCAGTCACCCGGGAGTCTATTATGAGTGCTAGTTTAATCTTCTCTCCCGGGAGAGCTATTATCACAACTCCTACAGCACACCCTGAAAGGCTAGATGCCCTATCAAAAAATACCCTCCAGACTTTTTCCTCATCAGGTTGAACCATTTCTGACAAGAAATCTGACAAGTCTTGTGCTTTGATTGGCACCCAGGGCTCATACCCAATATTGTACTCTCCCAGCTCAACTGTCCATTTGATTATTCTCCCGGAAACTTCTGAATGAGTCATAATCCTCCCGAGAGGTCTATTGGTTAACACAATAATTTGATGCGATAAAGATAAGGTCGCAGTTTTCGGGCAGTTATAACAAGAGCGAGAGTTGTCTTCTCCACCTTACTATACCGGAGCTCGGGGCCCCTAAGAGCATGGTTGACATAATAGACATGCCTCTGATCATAGCCTTCTTCTTTTATCAGTATTGAGCTGACAGCATACTCTGTAGTGGATAGATAAACAAATAATTTCTCCCCGGGCTCTGGCTTCACTAAGACAGACAGCTAGGCCAGATGTCTCTTAAGGTCTTGGAAGGCTTGCTCACACTTCTCATCCCACCCAAACTTCTAGGCCTTCCTAAGAACTTGAAAAAATGGATAACTCTGATGCGCTGACCAGGATATAAACCGAGAAAGAGAAGCAATTCTCCCGGTCAGCTTTTGAACTTATCGGACGGACCGAGTAGATGGCATATCCAGTACAgacttgactttttcttgatttaccTCAATCCCCCGGTCAGTAACTacaaaacccaaaaatttaccACTCTTTATGCCAAAGATACATTTGGCCGGGTTAACCTTTATCACATACTGCATGAGAGTGGCAAAAGTTTCCTCTAAATCAGAAACGAATCCAGCAACCTCCTTGGACTTACCcaatatatcatccacatacacCTCTACATTCCTGGCCAACTGCTTTTCAAAGACTCTGTTCATGAGACGCTGATAGGTAGTCTCGACGTTCTTCAATCTGAAAGGCATGACCACATAACAGAATGTgcctcccgaggtgatgaagctaGCCTTGTCTTGATCGTACTCGGCCAGGAGAATTTGACGATACCCTTGGTAAGCATCCATGAAACTCAGCAGTTCACAGCCAGAGGTGGAATCCACCAATTGGTCAATTATGGGCAGTATAATGATCTTTGAAGCAAGCTTTATTGAGATCACTGAAGCCCACACAAATTCTCCATTTCCCAATGGATTTTGGCACCAAcaccacattcgag
The Primulina tabacum isolate GXHZ01 chromosome 9, ASM2559414v2, whole genome shotgun sequence DNA segment above includes these coding regions:
- the LOC142556856 gene encoding uncharacterized protein LOC142556856 translates to MDAYQGYRQILLAEYDQDKASFITSGGTFCYVVMPFRLKNVETTYQRLMNRVFEKQLARNVEVYVDDILGKSKEVAGFVSDLEETFATLMQYVIKVNPAKCIFGIKSGKFLGFVVTDRGIEVNQEKVKPLGRIMTHSEVSGRIIKWTVELGEYNIGYEPWVPIKAQDLSDFLSEMVQPDEEKVWRVFFDRASSLSGCAVGVVIIALPGEKIKLALIIDSRVTDNETEYEAVLTGISTKVLIYERGGLCPPGNSLKDVAESISEEQHWPEKPCLLDFGGLLLAKTLLEWFGLVRVVNIIQIFNTARHPHEAYLEVVNRIIVQALKTRLQGKGKDWVEELRSVLWAYRTTPREPIQETPFNLVYGSEAVLSVEIGQSSARVESYPDDNTQSRAMELDLVEEKIEHALIRMEAYRGRVIKSNNKRVRIRHFQVGDLVMKKVNPAGDVGKLEARWKRPFKIT